Within Hyalangium ruber, the genomic segment TGACGACGCTGCGGGAGACGCTCGACTCGTTCGTGGAGATCGGGCTTGGCTACCTCAGCCTCGACCGGCCGACCGGCACGCTGTCGGGCGGTGAGGCACAGCGCACCAAGATGATCCGCCACCTTGGGTCGTCGCTCACCGATGTGACCTACGTCTTCGACGAGCCGACCATCGGACTGCACCCCCACGACATCCAGCGGATGAACGAGCTGCTGCTGCGGCTGCGCGACAAGGGCAACACCGTCCTCGTGGTCGAGCACAAGCCGGAGACGATCGCGATCGCCGACCACGTCGTCGACCTCGGTCCCGGTGCCGGCACCGCCGGCGGCCAGGTGGTCTTCGAGGGTACCGTCGATGGGCTGCGAGCCAGCGGCACGCTCACCGGGCGTCACCTGAGCGACCGGGCCGCGCTGAAGCCGTCGGTGCGGAAGCCGTCGGGTGTGATGAAGGTGCGCGGCGCCCGTGCTCACAACCTGAAGAACGTCGACGTCGACATCCCGCTCGGCGTGCTGGTGGTGGTGACCGGCGTGGCTGGGTCGGGCAAGAGCTCTCTGATTCGCGGCTCGGTGTGTGGCCAGGACGGGGTGGTGTCGGTCGACCAGACGCCCATCCATGGCTCGCGGCGGAGCAACCCGGCGACGTACACCGACATGCTGGAGCCGATCCGCAAGGCGTTCGCGAAGGCCAACGGCGTGAAACCCGCCCTGTTCAGCGCCAACTCCGAGGGCGCCTGTCCGACCTGCAACGGCGCCGGGGTGATCTACACCGACCTGGGGATGATGGCCGGCGTCACCACGATTTGCGAGGAGTGCGAGGGCCGGCGGTTCCAGGCTTCGGTACTGAACTACCGGCTCGGTGGGCTCAACATCGCCGAGGTGCTCGACCTGTCGGTCCAAGACGCGGTCGGCTTCTTCGGCGCCGGCAAGGCGCATACACCGGCCGCGCACGCGATCCTGCAGCGCATGGCCGACGTGGGGCTCAGCTACCTGCGGCTCGGCCAACCGCTCACCACGCTGTCGGGTGGCGAGCGGCAGCGGCTCAAGCTCGCGACGCACATGGGTGCCGAAGGCGGTGTCTACGTGCTCGACGAGCCGACCACCGGGCTGCACCTGGCCGACCTCGAGCAGTTGCTCGGGATGCTGGATCGGCTGGTCGACTCCGGCAAGTCGGTCATCGTGATCGAGCACCACCAGGCGGTGATGGCGCACGCCGACTGGATCATCGACCTCGGGCCGGGCGCGGGCCACGACGGCGGGCGGATCGTGTTCGAAGGCACCCCGGCCGACCTGGTGGCGGCGAAGTCGACGCTGACCGGCGAGCACCTGGCGGCATTCGTCGGCAACCACCCGAAGGCTGCTCCATCAGATGGCGCTGGCCGGGCTGCTCGCCGTCCCAGTGCCGAGCGTGGCAGCCAGCGAGGCGCCCGCCCTCGCTGAGCGAGTCCGCCGCGTAGGACAGGGAGGCTGCGGCCCCGGGTGCGCATGGTTCGGAGATGGGTTGATCCGAAGATCGACTCGCGCGGACACGACAACGCCCCCGGCCGACAGCTCCGGGGGCGTGGGTCGCGACGGCAAGGCGCCGTGCGGCGACTAGATGATCGGCATGAAGATCTTCAGCCCGCTGCGGCCACTCGCGCCCAGCGTGTTTTGCTCGATGAAGTCGCTCACGGACGAGCGCCCATCGCCGGTGGTGATGGCGGTGTGGCCGTAGATGCTGCCAAGGCGCGAGGGGGTCCTCTCCCAGGTGAGCACCAGGCCGGGGATCTTCAGCGCCTCTTCGAGCGACATGTTGACCTGCTTGAACTTGTCGCGCGGCAGGTTGTCGTCGATCTGGTTGCCGTTGCCCCAGACCTTGAAGCCGAAGGCGTTCTGGATGGCCCGGCTCACGCCGGTCGCGCACAGGCCCTGGCTGTTGTAGCCGCCCATGCCCATCGCCGCCGCGCGGCCCGCTTCCGCCAGCCGGCGCATCGAGGGCGTCGCACTGCCCGGGGCACTGGCGCCCTGGGTCCCACCGACATTCCCGCCGCTCTGAGAGCCACCGGTGCTGCCCGAGTTAGCGCTGGGCTCGAAGCTGTCGCCCTGGCCGGGGATGCGCAGGGTGTTGCCCGTGTAGATGAGGTCCGGGTTCGCGATGTTGTTGACGCGCGCCAGCTCCGAGACGCTGGTCTTGAAGCGAGCGGCCAGGGCCGAGAGGGTGTCGCCTTGACGGATGCGGTAGGTGGACAAAGTCGTTCTCCTTGACCGATTATCGAGGTGTCCCTCGCGGAGTTGCGCTGGGGTTCTCGAATTCTTGGAAAACCCCCTCCTTCGCTGGCGGCGCCGCCGGGTCTCTTCGGGGGCAAGGAGTGTTTCCATGCGTCCTCCCCCTCGCCGCTCCTCTGGGCCGGGCCTGCTCTCGTGGCTGCTCATCCTGGGGGTGCTCGGGGTGGCGGTGGCGCTGCCCCTGCTCGGAGCCTGGGTGGCCTCCACGCTGGCCATCCATCACGGCGCCCCCGTGGCCTGGAGCGTGGCCGCGGGCCTGGGGCTCGGCCTGGGGCTGCCCCTGCTCTGGGAGGTGTGGAGTCTGCCCCGGCGCCAGCAGGGCCGGCCCGCCCGCCCGCGCTGGTTGCGGCTGCGCACCCGGTTGCTGCTGCGCACCTGGGCGGTGAACCTCGTGTTCCTCGCGGGCGCGCTGCTGCTCTCGCCCCGAGGCGTCTTCACCGCGCTCTCCACCCGAGGCGACTGGATGCTGCCGCCCTCCGGAGGCCCCGTGGTGGAGACGGCCCGGAGGCTCCTCTTCGTCGCGGCGGATGGCGTCGAGTGGGCCTACGTCCTGGCCACGGACAACCCCTATCGCGACCAGCTCATCGCCACCGCGCCCCGGCCCCCGCCTCCTCCCGCCCGGCCGGCACCGTTCGTGCCGCCCGTGCTCGTGCCGCCCGTACCCGTGCCGCCTCCCTCCGAGACGCCTGCCCCCCAGCCGATCCCTCCCACGGACGAGGTGCTCGGGGAGGAGGATCCCCTGGAGGACAGTGACGCGCAGGTGATCATCTCCTGGAAGACGGAGCCGCGTCCCCCTGAGCCCGAGCCCGAGGTTCCGGCAAAGCCCACCGAACCGAAGGTCGACGTGAGGGGGCTCAAGTCCTCCTGGCAGAATCCGGGGCTCCGGGCGCCCTCGGGGCCGGCAGAGAAGGGAGGCGCTGTCGCCTATCCGCTCCCCGACGTGCTCCACCCCCGCGTCGCCTCCCTTCCCCGCTCCGTGGAGACGGATCTGGTGTCCGTCGCGAAGTACCTCGTGGAGGGGGAGAGCGACCCCTTCCAGCGCGTCAAGGCGCTCCATGACTACGTGGCGGATCGCGTGGAGTACGACGTGCCGGCATACCGCGCGATGAAGATTCCGCCGCAGCCTCCCGAGGCCGTGTTCGAGAGGCGCCGGGCCGTGTGCGCGGGCTATGCGAACCTCTTCGCCGCCATGGGGCGCGCCGTCGGGGAGGAGGTCTTCACCCTCTCGGGCGAGGCCATCAAGCCCGGAGGGGAGAAGGAGCTGGAGTCCCATGCCTGGAACGCGGTGCGCATCAACGGCGACTGGTACCTCGTGGACGTCACCTGGAACGCGGGCTCGGTGGGTGGGGACCTGTTCACCCGCCGCTACCGGACGAAATACCTCTTCATGCCTCCCCAGGAGTTCTTGCAGAGCCATCTGCCGGAAGATGCTGGCTGGCAGTTGTTGGATGTGCCGCTCGAGCGGGGTGAAATCCTACGGCAGGCCCGCGAGAGCCATGTGAGCCGCGGCGGTTCGCTGCCGGCCAGGACCGAGACGGCGGCGGAGGAGAAGCGGGAATGGGAGGGCATCCGCATCCTCCAGCCCCCCCGACCGCTCGAGGAGGTCCGTGGGCGCTTCATCGTGGAGATCGACAACCCCAAGCGCCTGCCGACCGAGATCTCCCTCCTCAACCTCCAGGATGGCAGCAAGGAGGACTGCTTCTCCCAGTCCTGGGGCACGCGGTACAGCTGCTCGGTGCCGCGAAAAGGCCTCTACCGGATCCAGGTCTTCGCTGGCCCCCAGACGCCTCCGAAGCTCATGGCGCAGCTCGAAGTCCAGGGGACGAATTGACCGTCCGAGCGTGCGCCGCTCAGTTCTTCGGAAAGCGCACGTGGAGCGAGCTGGGCCCGCGATCCTGCAAGTTGGAGCCCTGGTAGTTGTAGGGCGTGCCGACGAGCTCCCAGCGCGGAAGCGTGAGCAGGGCGCGCAGGGCCTCCTCGGCCTCCAGCCGAAGGAGAGAGGCCCCGGGGCAGTAGTGCGCACCGACGCCGAAGGTGACATGCCGGTTGGGCGTCCGGTGGATGTCGAAGCGATCGGGATTCGGAAACACCTCGGGGTCTCGATTGGCCGACGCGGTCATCGCGTGGACGAACCGCCCCTTGGGGATGTGCGTGCCGCCGAGCTCCGTGTCCTCCACGCACAGCCGGTTGATGGACAGGACGGAGGGCTCAAGGCGCATGCTCTCCTCGATGGCGCCTCGCATGAGCCCCGGGTCCGCCCTCAACGCGCTCAGCTGCTCGGGGTGCTTCAGGAGCGCGAGAACGGTGTTGGTGAGCTGGTTCGTCGACGTGACGAAGCCCGCGCCGATCATCTGGAAGGACTGGAAGACGGCCTCGCCCGTGAGGTGGGCGTTGCCCTCCTCCCCCGCGATGAACTGGCTGATGAGGTCGTCTCCGGGCGTCGCGCGGCGCTTCTCCAGGAGGTCTCGCAGGTAGGCCATCATGTCATTGGAGGTTCGCCGCACGGAGCTCCGCACGTCGTCCGTGTTGACCGCTGCCCCCGAGGGCTTGAGCAGGTCCTTCGCCCAGCGCATGAACCGCGGCCGGTCCGCCTCGGGGAGCGCGAACAGCTCGGCGATGGTGTTGAGGGCGATGGGCTCCGCGAAGTCGGCGACGACGTCCATCTCTCCTTGGCGACGTCCCTTCTCCAGGGTCCGCTCCACGAGCGCGGCGAGCCGAGGTCGGAAGCGCTCGAGCGCCGCGGTCGTGAAGCTCTTCATGATGAACTGGCGCAGCACCGTGTGCCGAGGCGGATCCTGGAAGAAGACGAGCCGGGACCAGTCCGCGAGCATCTCCTTCGAGGCCGTATCCTCTCCCAGCAGCCCGAGCCCTCCCAGCAGCTCGTTCGCGCGCCGCGAGGAGAAGTGCGGGCTCTTGGTGAGCGCCTCGATCTCGGCGCCGCGCGTGAGGATGAAGCACTGGTAGGGCTCGAAGAAGTAGACGGGAGCCTGGGTTCGCAGCCGCTCGAACGTGGGGAACGGGTTGGCGAAGAAGCTCTCACTCATCAGATCGATACTGGCGCTCACGCTCATCGTTCCTCCGGGCAGACTCACCCTGCACTATCCCCGCTTCTTCTTGCCCCGCGCCACTTCGGTGGCCAGGGCATCCAGCCGCGGCGTCCAGAACGCACGGAACCTGCCCAGCCAGGCATCCACCTCGGCCAGGGGCGCGGCGTCCATGGCGTACAGCCGCCGCGGTCCGTCTACCCGCACCGTGGCGAAGCCGCTCTCTCGCAGGACCTTCAGGTGCTGCGAGACCGCCGACTGGGTGATGCCGAACTCGCGCTGGACCACGGCGACGATCTCACCCGAGGCGTGCTCGCCTTCCGCCAGCAGCTCGAGGATGCGGCGGCGAACCGGATCGCCAAGGACGTCGAAGGCATGCATCAGCCGCCTGTATAAAACGCCGCCGTGCGCTCGGCCATCCCTCGGGCCACTTCGGGGGCCTCGCCCGCCGCCGCGTGGGCCGCGCCCCAGGCTTCGGCGCTCGCACGGATGAAGGCCTTGGCCTCGTCCGAGGCCATCCAGGCGGGGTTGGCTTCCGGGGGGACGGTGTCTCCGTTCTCGACGTGCCGGCCCAGGCCCAGGAAGCCCAGGTCCCAGCCTACGCCCGCGCCGCCGGGCCCGAACTGGGTCCAGAACTGCTCGACGTCGGCGGAATGCACGATGTGCTCGAGCGTCAGCCGCGTGTCCTTGCCCTCCGGTGCGAGGCGAACGGTCACCCAGCTCATGCCGCCGCCCATCTCCCAGGTGACGTCGAAGGCCGTGGGCGGGTCGCAGCGGGTGATGGTCCCGCCAGCGTTGCCCTTGAGCTGATATCGACCGCCCAGACGCAGCTCCCCCTCGATGGGCATGAACCAGCGCGGGATGCGCTCGGTGTGGGTGAGGGCGTCCCACAGGTCCTGGGGGTCGGTGTGGTAGACGCGGGTGGCGATCACCACTCGGGCCGGTTTGCCTTCGTGCTCGCGCTCGACGAACTCGCGTACCTGGGCGCCAATGGCGTTGTGCAGCATGTGCGAACCTCCCCTTCCAGGGTCGTTACAGGCTGTCCTTATATTAGTGCCGTCTTAAATGCCTGCAAGCCACGAAGTGCGCGGGGATAATCGCGGGATGGAAGATCCAATCCTGGTCCGGGTGGTCGAGGCGCTTCGGCACGTTCAAGGCCTGTCCGCGCTCGTCCTTGGCGGTTCGCGAGGGCGGGGAACGGCGGGCCCCAAGTCCGACTACGACATCGGCCTGTACTACGAGCCGGATGCTCCCTTGGACATCGAGGAGCTGCGCTCGGCCATCGCCCCGCTGGTCGATGACCCTTCGTCGACGGTGACCCAGAGGGGCGAATGGGGCCCGTGGATCAACGGCGGGGGCTGGCTCACCATCGGCGGCGTCGAGGTCGATCTGCTCTACCGCGACCTCGGCCGCGTGAGCGCCATCATCGCCGACGGGCGGGAGGGTCGCTTCTCGATGAACTACCAGGTGGGGCACCCCCACGGCTTCTGCTCCACCATCTGGATGGGCGAGGTCGCGACGTGCCAGCCGCTCTTCGATCCGTCCGCCCGCATCGCCGAGCTGAAGCGCCAGACGTGGCCGTATCCAAAGGCACTGAAGGACGCGCTGATCTTCCGCTTCGGCTGGGAGGTGGACTTCGCCATCGACAACGCCGAGATCGCGGCCCGGCGCGCCGAGCGCACGCACATCGTGGGGTGTGCCTACCGGTCGCTGAGTTGCATGGCCCAGGTGCTGTTCGCCCTCAACGGCCGCTACCTGATCAACGAGAAGGGCGCCGTCGCCGAGGCCGCGACCTATCCGCTGACGATCAAAGGTCTGGCCGAAGCGCAGAACGAGCTCTGGAAAGACATCGGTGATGGGAACCACGAGGGCGCGCTGCGCCGCCTGCGAGACATGTCAGGCAGCCTGCGGGCCCTCGTCTCGGGTGCCTCTTGAGGAGGACACCCTTTACGCCTGCCGGAGCCCGACGACTTCTCCGTAGCCGCCGGGGATGAAGAAGTCGTGCGTTTCCATGCCCATGATCCGCAGCGCGGTGGTCACGACGTCCGCGGACCTGGGCACGCGGCTCGAGGGCTGACCGGTCTCCTCGATGATGTCCACCGGGACGCCGAGCCCGCGATTCGTGTACGAGCCCACCTGCCGATTGCCCGCCACGTTTCCGCCCGCGAAGCAGACCGAGGTGAAGGGGTGGTGGTCATCCGGCAGGGAGTAGGTGCCGTCGCTTCCGCGAGAGGCCCAGCTGCGGCCGAACTCACTCATCACCAGCACGAGCGTGTCATCGAGCAGCGTCTTGCCCGGCTTGCCGGGGGCAGGAGCGGCCTTGAGCTCGCCCAGGAAGCGCGCGACGCAGTCCATCAGTCCGCGGCCGTGCGCGCAGCTGTAGCCATGGCCCAGGGCGTTGTGGGTGTCGAAGTCGAGCTGCAGCGAGACATGCACCGAGGTGCAGAGGTCCGACTTGAGCAAGCGCAGCGCGAGATCCATCCGCGGGTCGAGCCCGGTGAGGTGGAAGTTCGCGGTGCCGAAGGTGTACGTGAAGGACTGGTTCGACAGGTAGCTCGACAGGTACGCGGGGCGGTTCGTCCGCAGCGTGGCGATGCCCTGGGTTCCTTCCAACAAGGACACGACATCCGTCGCGAGCACGCGAGAGACCGACGACAGCGAGCCATGCAGGCCTTCGAGGTAGTTGTCCACCTTCGCCGTCGAGCGGTCCATCAACTGCTGGGCGCGCGTGAGCGAGAAGCGCTCCACCGTGGTCGTCTTCAGGGTGCCGCCGGTGGGCTGACCGCGCGCGTCCAGCTCGGGACCTTCGGTGCGAGCATCGAGCCCCGTCCACCAGGGGTTGTCCGCGGGCTTCGCGGAGAGCTGCGGTTTGAGCGCTTCGATGGACGGCACGCGCACCGGCGAGGCGTGTGAGGGCAGCCCCATTCCGAGCGGCGTGCCGCGCTCACCCGAGACGACCACGAACGGCAGCGGCCTGCTCTCGCGGTGCTGCTCGAACAGGTGATTGGCGATGATCGAATGAACGGCCGGTGCCCGGTAGTCCGCGCCGGCCACACCGCACAT encodes:
- a CDS encoding excinuclease ABC subunit UvrA, translating into MASSSKHPADSHDLIRVQGARENNLKDVSVDIPKRRLTVFTGVSGSGKSSLVFGTLAAQSQRLINETYSAFVQGFMPTLARPEVDVLEGLTTAIIVDQERMGANSRSTVGTATDANAMLRVLFSRLGKPHIGSSNAFSFNVPSVSASGQITIEKGAGKKTETRTFSVAGGMCPRCEGMGQVNDIDLSQLFDDSKSLNEGALTIPGYSADGWYVRLFAESGFLDPDKPIRKYTKQERHDFLYKEPVKVKVAGANMTYEGLVPRIQKSFLSKDVDAMQPHIRAFVDRAVTFTSCPDCGGTRLSEAARSSKIKGKNIADICAMQISDLAEWVRGLDEPSVAPLLTTLRETLDSFVEIGLGYLSLDRPTGTLSGGEAQRTKMIRHLGSSLTDVTYVFDEPTIGLHPHDIQRMNELLLRLRDKGNTVLVVEHKPETIAIADHVVDLGPGAGTAGGQVVFEGTVDGLRASGTLTGRHLSDRAALKPSVRKPSGVMKVRGARAHNLKNVDVDIPLGVLVVVTGVAGSGKSSLIRGSVCGQDGVVSVDQTPIHGSRRSNPATYTDMLEPIRKAFAKANGVKPALFSANSEGACPTCNGAGVIYTDLGMMAGVTTICEECEGRRFQASVLNYRLGGLNIAEVLDLSVQDAVGFFGAGKAHTPAAHAILQRMADVGLSYLRLGQPLTTLSGGERQRLKLATHMGAEGGVYVLDEPTTGLHLADLEQLLGMLDRLVDSGKSVIVIEHHQAVMAHADWIIDLGPGAGHDGGRIVFEGTPADLVAAKSTLTGEHLAAFVGNHPKAAPSDGAGRAARRPSAERGSQRGARPR
- a CDS encoding LysM peptidoglycan-binding domain-containing protein, whose amino-acid sequence is MSTYRIRQGDTLSALAARFKTSVSELARVNNIANPDLIYTGNTLRIPGQGDSFEPSANSGSTGGSQSGGNVGGTQGASAPGSATPSMRRLAEAGRAAAMGMGGYNSQGLCATGVSRAIQNAFGFKVWGNGNQIDDNLPRDKFKQVNMSLEEALKIPGLVLTWERTPSRLGSIYGHTAITTGDGRSSVSDFIEQNTLGASGRSGLKIFMPII
- a CDS encoding transglutaminase domain-containing protein, producing MRPPPRRSSGPGLLSWLLILGVLGVAVALPLLGAWVASTLAIHHGAPVAWSVAAGLGLGLGLPLLWEVWSLPRRQQGRPARPRWLRLRTRLLLRTWAVNLVFLAGALLLSPRGVFTALSTRGDWMLPPSGGPVVETARRLLFVAADGVEWAYVLATDNPYRDQLIATAPRPPPPPARPAPFVPPVLVPPVPVPPPSETPAPQPIPPTDEVLGEEDPLEDSDAQVIISWKTEPRPPEPEPEVPAKPTEPKVDVRGLKSSWQNPGLRAPSGPAEKGGAVAYPLPDVLHPRVASLPRSVETDLVSVAKYLVEGESDPFQRVKALHDYVADRVEYDVPAYRAMKIPPQPPEAVFERRRAVCAGYANLFAAMGRAVGEEVFTLSGEAIKPGGEKELESHAWNAVRINGDWYLVDVTWNAGSVGGDLFTRRYRTKYLFMPPQEFLQSHLPEDAGWQLLDVPLERGEILRQARESHVSRGGSLPARTETAAEEKREWEGIRILQPPRPLEEVRGRFIVEIDNPKRLPTEISLLNLQDGSKEDCFSQSWGTRYSCSVPRKGLYRIQVFAGPQTPPKLMAQLEVQGTN
- a CDS encoding cytochrome P450 — its product is MSASIDLMSESFFANPFPTFERLRTQAPVYFFEPYQCFILTRGAEIEALTKSPHFSSRRANELLGGLGLLGEDTASKEMLADWSRLVFFQDPPRHTVLRQFIMKSFTTAALERFRPRLAALVERTLEKGRRQGEMDVVADFAEPIALNTIAELFALPEADRPRFMRWAKDLLKPSGAAVNTDDVRSSVRRTSNDMMAYLRDLLEKRRATPGDDLISQFIAGEEGNAHLTGEAVFQSFQMIGAGFVTSTNQLTNTVLALLKHPEQLSALRADPGLMRGAIEESMRLEPSVLSINRLCVEDTELGGTHIPKGRFVHAMTASANRDPEVFPNPDRFDIHRTPNRHVTFGVGAHYCPGASLLRLEAEEALRALLTLPRWELVGTPYNYQGSNLQDRGPSSLHVRFPKN
- a CDS encoding ArsR/SmtB family transcription factor codes for the protein MHAFDVLGDPVRRRILELLAEGEHASGEIVAVVQREFGITQSAVSQHLKVLRESGFATVRVDGPRRLYAMDAAPLAEVDAWLGRFRAFWTPRLDALATEVARGKKKRG
- a CDS encoding SRPBCC family protein — translated: MLHNAIGAQVREFVEREHEGKPARVVIATRVYHTDPQDLWDALTHTERIPRWFMPIEGELRLGGRYQLKGNAGGTITRCDPPTAFDVTWEMGGGMSWVTVRLAPEGKDTRLTLEHIVHSADVEQFWTQFGPGGAGVGWDLGFLGLGRHVENGDTVPPEANPAWMASDEAKAFIRASAEAWGAAHAAAGEAPEVARGMAERTAAFYTGG
- a CDS encoding nucleotidyltransferase domain-containing protein, which encodes MEDPILVRVVEALRHVQGLSALVLGGSRGRGTAGPKSDYDIGLYYEPDAPLDIEELRSAIAPLVDDPSSTVTQRGEWGPWINGGGWLTIGGVEVDLLYRDLGRVSAIIADGREGRFSMNYQVGHPHGFCSTIWMGEVATCQPLFDPSARIAELKRQTWPYPKALKDALIFRFGWEVDFAIDNAEIAARRAERTHIVGCAYRSLSCMAQVLFALNGRYLINEKGAVAEAATYPLTIKGLAEAQNELWKDIGDGNHEGALRRLRDMSGSLRALVSGAS
- a CDS encoding DUF1501 domain-containing protein — its product is MRNTSRRTLLKWALGAGQLALLDRAGLLGSSTAHAAGIDVPSRLAVLYIPGGYRPAYYFTPLEDADIPRCIPAPSSYSGEPVFFDASKVVDLAAANGPYKPLRTWRSWDPGNPAARGGFSPLMYGYSHFALHEQLSVLHGIDQGTNDHSSAFISSMCGVAGADYRAPAVHSIIANHLFEQHRESRPLPFVVVSGERGTPLGMGLPSHASPVRVPSIEALKPQLSAKPADNPWWTGLDARTEGPELDARGQPTGGTLKTTTVERFSLTRAQQLMDRSTAKVDNYLEGLHGSLSSVSRVLATDVVSLLEGTQGIATLRTNRPAYLSSYLSNQSFTYTFGTANFHLTGLDPRMDLALRLLKSDLCTSVHVSLQLDFDTHNALGHGYSCAHGRGLMDCVARFLGELKAAPAPGKPGKTLLDDTLVLVMSEFGRSWASRGSDGTYSLPDDHHPFTSVCFAGGNVAGNRQVGSYTNRGLGVPVDIIEETGQPSSRVPRSADVVTTALRIMGMETHDFFIPGGYGEVVGLRQA